GCCCGGAGGCGGCAGCGTGGAATGGCCCATGTGACCACCGGGATCTTACGACAGGAGATGACCCTGAGCCCCCATCTTGGCCCTGCTCTTGAGCCTCACTCAACATTTACCAAACACCTTCTAAGTGCGAGACACAGGGCTCCTCATTCAGGAGACACTGATGGGTCAAGGACACACCTGTCCACAAGGAGCTTCTAGCCAGCAGAGGGGCATTAGGGGACAGTCCCTCGCCCGCAGGCTCTGGCAGAAGCACAAGAACAagctggcaggggctgggcctgggagaACGGAAGGGAGGAGATCCGAGAGCCCATGGCAATGCCTGCTCGAGACCCCCGGGCACACTTACCCCAACCCCACCACAGGGCAGCATCACAAACATCCGCTGTGCCAGGAGCCCTGCGGGGAGAGGCCCAGTGAGTGTGAGCTGAGCCCTCTCAGGCCCCTGCCTGGCgggagcagggaggccctgcAGGGAGGGCCAGGGCGGGCACGCAGggcggggtggggctgggcagcaGGGGCCTAGGAGAGGATTGGGGATGTCCGGAATGCTGGAGGGACaggctgggcagagctgggacacaaGCGCACAGGGAGTGGGCGGACTGGGTGAGCCTGGGGAGGTATGGTGGGGGGCCCCAGACGCCATTGGGCCCCTACCTGCCAGCTTCCCGTTGTCCAGTTTGAGGCGGCTGAGCGGGTTGGTGCCATAGAGGAGCACGTGCCGCTCGGAATGCACAGACTGCAGCTCCTCCAGGGAGGCCTTCCGGCCCCGGAGACACTGGGGAAGGCCCACAGAGCTCAGCCCCCGCTCAGCCCCTTGCCTGCACGACCGCCACCCGCCTGGCCCCTCATCTGCTGGCTCCAgggcctcccaccccctccctgccctcactcTCCCCTCTTCCGATTCCCGATTTCGAAGCCCACACCCTGCCTCCTCACCTCACACTGGCTCCGCAGCCCCCGCTCCTGCAGCCGGGACCAGATGCTCTGGATGCGGCCAGCATGCTCTGGGTGCCTGCTGTTGTCTCCGCAGGAACACTGGTGCTTCAGCATTACGGAGTCATAGACCAGCCCTGCCGGGAGCAGGGGTCAGGGCCCAGATCGCAGATGGAtctcctccacccttcccctctgggccaTGGGCTGCAGACGGAGCACATGCCAGTACCCCACAGCCAGCGCCCACATGGAGCCAGGCCCGGCAACCCCCCTACACCCGCACAGTCCCGCATACCCCATCGTGCCCCTTCACACCCGTACGCACACCCCCAGCCACTTACCCAGGCAGCCTCAGGCAcctcacacacaccccaacacAGCCCCAGACAACACGACTGCCACATGGCCACTGCCTTCCCAACACATTGACCTCCTCACGAGGCCCAATACGTCTACCATGACCTCAAGAGCTCAGAGCCTAACAAAGGGAGGCCTGCTGTCAGGGTCTCACCCTGGATGTAACAACCCAATTAGGCTAGCAAGGGGgagtgagaggagaaagaatcCCTCAGAAACTCCCAAACTGGGCGCTGGCAAGTCCACAGTGACACTGGGCCCCATGCGACAAGACACACGCAGTTTTGGGGAAGTGACTGTTTCAGCCTGACCAGCGGGACGCCCAGAGGAGGGCCCTGCATTCTGCCGGAGGGAGGGTCCCTTTCAGCGCGTCTTGGATATGGGGATCTTCAAAACCCTCACACCATTTGACCCAGGGAGGCCACTCCTTAAGTGACCCTTGGGAAGCAATCCCAGTGATGAGTGAAGatttatgtacaataaaaatCCAAATGAGGGAAAACGAGCAATCATCTGACTGCCCAACCAAGAAGAaatctttaagtaaaaataaaataccatgatgaaatactataaaaatctcatttttaaagattaattacATCACCATGTGTTCATAATATGTTCACTGAATCAGGCAGGGGACAAAACGTAGTCCACGTGTTTAGGGAATTCGTACGTGTACCTATGTCTAGAACAAAGACTGATGAAAGAGAGCAGCATTTGATAGCGGCTGCCTCTGGGTGGTGAGATACTGGTTGGTGATTTTTATGATATTCTTATGCTTTTCCGTATTTTTCAAAACTTCTAAAATGCTTTTGAGTTCTTTTGAcaacagaacaaaaataataaacatcattTTTGAAAGGCTGAACTAGCTGTCAAGAGAGCCAAATTCTTTGCCTGGCCCCATGCCAGCTTGCTATGTGACCAGGAGCTTGTCGCCTTAGATTTCCTGAGCCTGGgtctcctcacctgtgaaatgagaatCATCACCTGCTTCATGGGACGCTGTGTGGATCTAACAAGACCAAGAGAGTGCTCTGTGGCTCGAAAAAATGTCCTGACACCGTGACACAGACCTGGACACATGCCCCGAGCCTCCGTGTGCCCCCAGCCCCATCATCCCACCCGATGCTTGTCTGGTTCTTACCTGTGGTGAAGGGCAGGGTCCTGGCGGGGGTCTCTGAGCTGGGCAGGACGCGGGCCTGGCTGGCAGGCTCTGGGGTTGGCAGTGAGGCAGGCGCAGCTGGGGACGACTGAGCCCTGGACAGGGGCCGGTGACTGCCCTGGGCCAGGGGAAGCAGCACAGAGTCCCCAGTGCTGCCCCGGGGGAGCCGCCCAGCCAGTCGCTGATGGTCCCAGAGGAACACCTGAGGGACACAGGGGCCCTCAGTCCCCAGGTGCTCAGGatcctctgccctctgcttctgCCCAAGGTCTTGGGAACCTCTAGGCAGGCCCCTCTTTGGAGAGATTCCAGGATGCATCTAGCCTTGCCTCCCAGCAGGACTCTGGCCTTTGACTATCTGAGCCCCTTGTCCCACCAGCTCCCCCAAGGTCTGCACCCCAGACTGACCACCCCATTCCACCAGAGCTCCCTGGGCCCACGGGACTCCAAAGCCAGAACCCAGGTGAAGGGCCTCGAGCCCAGCTCTGACCAGGGTCTCCTCGTCTCCAAGGACTATTGGACTGCCCAAGGACATGGGGACCTGGGGGAGCCACTGCACATGGGTCATCTGCTACCACATGTTATGGGCTGAAATGCGTCCCCCTCCCACTTCATATTGATGAAGgaaatcctaacctccagtacctcagcaTGTGACCCTATTTGAAgatagggtctttatagaggtaaccaagttaaaatgaggtcatgagggtgagccTTAATGCAATACAACTcttgtccttataaaaaaggggaaatgtgAACACAGATGTGGACAAAAGGAAGACAGGTGAAGACACAcggagaaggcggccatctacaagccaaggagagagcctggaacagctccttccctcacagccctcagaaggaaccaaccctgacAACACCTAgacttcagacttctagcctccacagCTGTGAGACAAGTTTCTGTCGTTTCAGCCGCCTAGTCTGTGGTgcttgtcacagcagccctaacGAATCAATTCCCATGGCCTGACTCACACGCGGAGAGCGCTCCGAGGGAACGTGGTTCTGCTCCACTTCCTGCCCTCACCACCTGCCTGGAGACAGCACAGCCACtcacagagcagaagtactaGGACAGACATGTGTGTGGCCCTGTGAAAGGCCAGCCTCACTGCTGGACAATGGACGTGGCTTCACCCCGAGGCTGGCAGGCTGCTGGaatgcacatgtatgtgtgtgcgtgtgcatgtatgcatgcaCCTACGTGTGGATCTAGAAGGCAACCATGGGTCTCAAAGCTGTCCCCTGTACTGATAGCCtatctccctcctctccatttGCGCCAGGCCCCACAGTCTCCTGACCATGCCTTCCAAGAGACACCTGGGCACTGCCATACCTGTTGGTGCTGCTGGAGAGGAACAGGGCCCCTGGCCTCATGGTGCCCATGGCTCGACTCCCTGTGTTCCAGGCCGTCATCCCCCACCGGCCCCACTCCCCCACCATCCGTCTCTAGGTCCTCAGCCGAGGGAATCTGCCGCAGTCGGGGCTTCTCACTCTTGgctggcctctggggaggggagatgccCGCTGAGAAGCCATGCTGGTGTGCAGGCTGTGGGCTGGGACATGTGGGCTTGGCGGGGTGGCCGCTCATCTTGGTGGGACTCCAGTGGCCATGCAGCTCTTGGCCTCCAGGAGCCACACCCTCTCTCTAGCCCTCTAGGTCCCTGCCCGTCCTaagcctcctttcttctttcGGTCCCCAGGGCCCCAGTTCCgcagctcctccccacctccttcccccgTTCTCCTCACCTTGGTCAGCTGGATGTGAGGTTTGAGTCGCTCCAGGCggggctgcagggggcccagcGGTGGGGGGGCGGTGGCGCTTGGGGGCAGGGGCTCTGAGCGGGTCCGGCTCAGCGGCCTGTGGAGGCCTGACCCGGAGAGCCGTTCGGTGGTCAGGAAGGACTGGGCAAAGTGGAAGGGCAGGGGCCCAAGCCCGGGCACTGGAAAGAATGGTCGGTGGGGCATAAGGAAGGAACCAGAGGGAGGAATGAGAGGAAGCAGgggcgtggggtggggggcagggactCAGCAGGGAGATGCACTGGATggggggctgcagagggagggggcaggaagcaCGGGACCCTTCCCAAGTTGGACCCTCAGCAGGAGGCAGGGTCCAACTCCTCCCCTGGAGAAGCAGTGGGACTCACCAGTCAGCAGGGGTGCGTGAGGGGCTGAGGGATCCAGGAGGAGAATGGGCTGCAGGCGAGAGGGCAAGGGGCCCCCAGCCTCAGGCTCCAGGCcatggggcaggaagaggggagcATGGGGGCTCCCCAGGACTGGCCCCCGAGGGCCCAGAGTTAGATGGGTCCTGTGGTCACCATCCGcctgggggagaggtggggagaagtcACAGGGGAGAAGATTCGGGCAGAGAGAACATGAAGGTGATGGGGTGAGGCTGTAGGAGAAGAGGGCAAAAGAAGCCGGGAGCTCGGAGTGGGGGAGGGCGCCTCAGCCACTCACCCTGGCAGGGGCGGGCAGCCCCAGCGTGATTGCGGGCAGCAAGGACACTGTCGGCAAGGCGAACGGGGCCACAGAGGTCTCCTGCAGCCGCAGCCGCTGGCCCAAGAGCGCCTGCcatggggagcagggcagggtcACTGGTCCCAGACCTCTCCCCTGGGCATGCCTTCCCCGGAACACCCAGGAGGCTCAGGCGGGCGCGGTTCAGACCCTGTGGCCCCGCCTGCTCAGGGCCGCTTGCTGAGAAGAAGGCTGAGCCTCAGCACTGCCCTGGAGAGCCCAGCCGGCAGGCCTTACCTCTGTGCCCAGGCCGGGGCCGGGGCCATGCTCGCTGTCATTGGGGGAGCTGCACCCCGAGGCTGGCGTGCTGCTGCTACTCGGGGAGGAgtctgagggtggggagagggaagctcAGTCAGAGCCCAGGCTCCTGTCCAGACACCCAGGAACAAACCCCTTCCCCATGGGTGGCCTCTGcttcctgctttcttcccagaaaggcagggagaaggcaggCCACCACTAGACTCCAGTGCCTTCTGacacttttttttaaggtgtCCCTTCTGCGCAGACATCAGCTCAGCCAACAGAGCAGTGGCTGGCTTTCAGCTCCAATTTGTCCCTCTGGTGAGTGCGGAGGACACACCCTGTGCAACCACACACGCAGCCCTGCAGGGGACCCCTGTCTGGGTGGGACCTGACGCAAAGAGACCACACCAGCCACACCAGCCACCCCTCGCCACCCCGCTGGCCCTCACCACCGAGGGTCTCTGCAGGCCGGCGCCGGAGACTGGGCGGGGCGCTCTCCTTTCTGAGCAGCGGATTCTTCCTCCGCTCCAGTGACTTCTTGGGCTTGTAGCGCAGCTTCAGGTTGGGCTCCGAGACTACGAGAGCACCCGTGTTACTGGGCCCCACAGCCACCTTCCTCCTTTCTGCCCATTAGCCCTCTTTCCCTGTCATCACTGAGTTAAGGCAAGAGAAGGCAGTGccagagagaaaaccagaaaactgcCCATGTGCTGACTTTCCCCCTCCTAGCCCGGCCCTCCCTCTCCTCCGCACTCCTGACCCCGGCCAAGGCCCTTCCCCTTAACTCCCCGGGAGGTCCCCACCTGCCTGTGCCACTCACCTGTCTTACGCAGAGGGAAGTGTTCTGGGGGGTCACTGGGCAGGCTGGGAACGGGAGGCAGAAAGCTGCTGAGCATGGAGCGGGCGGCACCTTCCGTCTCCAAGGGCTCAAGAGTTCTGTGGAGTGAGTGCCAAGGCTGCTTCAGTGGGGTGGGGATGCCCAGAGACCTGGCAGCCATCTCATTCCGCACAGGCTCCTTCCCAAGCAGGGGCCCTGGGACCTGCTAGGGGAGTCGGCAGTGCACAGGCCTGGCAGTAGGGGGCCATCTCCAGGTGGCAGCATTGGGTCACTCATCCTACCAGCAGCCCACAATACAGACCTCTGATATGGGCATAGGAGCCAGGGTCCCAGGCTTGGGTGAGGCCCAGAGACACTGGGGACTCTGTCTCCTGTGGGAGGACCCTGATCTAGGAATCAGGATACTTTTGTGCTTAGAgtaagacaaagagagaagggactcacatgcagaagaagaaagccagtgtgatgtgtatgtgtgcgtgtgtaggAAGGAAGGGCCTCAGGTAGGGTGGGGAGAGAgttaaaggagagaagagggcaggtgTCAGCTGTGCTGGGGGTCTGGGAGGCATTATGACTACAAGTAAGGGGTCAGGATCAGGTGACGGacagtggggaggcagagggggtgaGTGTGTGCTCACAGGTTGACATATAGGGAGCAGGCGGGAGAGGGCGTCACCTGTAGGGGATGCTGGGGCTATTGGGATGGACTGTTCTCTCTAAGGCTGCCTGCTGTTTCTTCAAAATCACCTCCGCCAGCTTCTGCTTGACCACACTGCTGGCCACGGCACCTGCAGGGGCAGAGAACTGTGAGTGCGTTGGAGGTGGTGGAGAGGTGGCCTCCCTGGCACATTCTCTGCCCACTGCCCTGTCCACAACCCCAGTACAAGGCATCCCAGGGACTCCTCAGGCAAGAGGCAAGAAGCCTGAGCACCCCCCTGCCCCCGACCTACACTCACAGGCAGAGCCCAGCAAGCAGAGGGAGACCAGGCTGGCatcactcccaccccagccctcacaTGCCAcaagggtgggggcggggggaacaCGCCAGCTGGGAGGTCCCCATCCTTACTTCGCTTGCTCTTGTCCTTATGGAGAAGCTGCCgcagctcctgctcctgctgccccaccTGCAACTCGGGCATCGGCGCATCCATTGAGAGCTGTGGGCAGGGCCAGCCGCCCAGGAAGGGGCAAGGAGTGGAGGACTGAGTCGGGGAGgtgtggggaggctgggggggcggggctgggggcgctgAGCTTAAGGCTGCCACGTGTGCAGGGAGCTCTAACTTTACCCTCATGGGCTCCGCCGAGCGCTGCGGCTGCAGGCCTGTCAGGAAGAGGTGGTGGTGCAGACGCGGGGGGTGCTGCAGGGCCAGCAGCGTGGGCTCCGGTGGGGGCTCCACCGTGGGCCGCTGGCCCACCCGCAGGTCcatgggctggggctgagggcctGGCGTGTCTGCACGGGGCCTGGGGCAGCCTgaggacacacacagagaggGCAGGGTCAGTGGAGAGGTCCTGTACAGGGTCATGGTTACCGCCTGATCGGCCTCCTTCTGGCTCACTGGACAGTGGCGAACACCCTGCGGGGGCCTCTTCCTCACTTCATCCTCCCCACGGTCCTGCAAGCTAGGTATTTTCAATTCCATTTTATCTGGGAGAAAGGAGGTTATATAAACTGTATGGTTAGGCTATCACTGGTGGTGTTCGGATTGAGCTTTCTGGCGCCCAGCTATAGTGCCTTCCCACTAAATATGTTGCCTCTCCAGACTGGGGGCTGTGGGATTTAGAGATGGGCAGAGGTCCTGTGGTGGTACATTCTGGACGCTGCCCAATCCTTCCCTTCTTGTCCCCTGGAATGAGGATTTGGCCCAGCCAAATGAGCTGTGCTCAAAGACAGGCATCAGACAGGCAATCAGTCCCCTTTGTTCGGCCTCCAACCCAAAGGGCCTCACAGGGTTCCCCCTCAGTCGCCACCCTCCCTACTCTGTTCCGGGCTGTAGGAGAAAGAAGCCGTgcgcaaacccacagccagcccTGGCCCGCCACCCTGGGCCTGCACAGCCCGTGGGCCCAGGTGCCTTCATGCCAGCTCTGGGCCTGGCACAGTGAGGACGGCAGGCTCAGCTGCCTCTTCTCCAGTGTCCTCTGCACCCACGCCAGGAACACCGTGCCAAGGCCGTGGGTGCAGGGGCTATTTATAACTAGCTGCCAGACCAGGTTCTATGCCAGCACAGCCAGCTGGGCCAGGCGGGGCCGAGCAGCCAGAGACATTCCGAGGAGCTCAGAGGTGGTGCGGCCACAGGGCGATTATCCTGGAGaaggggaggcaggtgggggtgggagcaggtgccctcagagagctcacaAGCCGGTAACCTTTCTGAAGAGGCCTCCTTCAGCTCAACCAATGCTGGGGATCCCCCATTGGGGCAGCCACAGGCTGTCCTCCGGGCTTGAGGCTGAGGGGACTGGAAGGCATGTGGCAAATCAccagccagggagccaggaaaCGCGGCCTCCAGGCCCAAGGCAACCACTACTAATCATGACCTTAACATCCGTAGCACACGTGCACGGCGCCCGCAGAACACCTTCACCTCATCCCCCGCGTAGTTATTACTATTCTGTTAtcccaaatgaggaaactgaggcttgggcgAAGGGACCTGCTCAAGGCCACCCAGTTCGGGGCAGAATGAGCACGGGTTCTGGTCTGGCCCAGGCCAGTGCTCTGGCTCCCTTTTCTCATCCACTTCCAGGAAGGCACCTCCCTTCAGGGGGGGGAGTTTCACGGGGCAAAGG
This DNA window, taken from Equus przewalskii isolate Varuska chromosome 5, EquPr2, whole genome shotgun sequence, encodes the following:
- the HDAC7 gene encoding histone deacetylase 7 isoform X25 translates to MHSPGAGCPRPRADTPGPQPQPMDLRVGQRPTVEPPPEPTLLALQHPPRLHHHLFLTGLQPQRSAEPMRVGQQEQELRQLLHKDKSKRSAVASSVVKQKLAEVILKKQQAALERTVHPNSPSIPYRTLEPLETEGAARSMLSSFLPPVPSLPSDPPEHFPLRKTVSEPNLKLRYKPKKSLERRKNPLLRKESAPPSLRRRPAETLGDSSPSSSSTPASGCSSPNDSEHGPGPGLGTEADGDHRTHLTLGPRGPVLGSPHAPLFLPHGLEPEAGGPLPSRLQPILLLDPSAPHAPLLTVPGLGPLPFHFAQSFLTTERLSGSGLHRPLSRTRSEPLPPSATAPPPLGPLQPRLERLKPHIQLTKRPAKSEKPRLRQIPSAEDLETDGGGVGPVGDDGLEHRESSHGHHEARGPVPLQQHQQGSHRPLSRAQSSPAAPASLPTPEPASQARVLPSSETPARTLPFTTGLVYDSVMLKHQCSCGDNSRHPEHAGRIQSIWSRLQERGLRSQCECLRGRKASLEELQSVHSERHVLLYGTNPLSRLKLDNGKLAGLLAQRMFVMLPCGGVGVDTDTIWNELHSSNAARWAAGSVTDLAFKVASRELKNGFAVVRPPGHHADHSTAMGFCFFNSVAIACRQLQQQGKASKILIVDWDVHHGNGTQQTFYQDPSVLYISLHRHDDGNFFPGSGAVDEVGAGSGEGFNVNVAWAGGLDPPMGDPEYLAAFRIVVMPVAREFSPDLVLVSAGFDAAEGHPAPLGGYHVSAKCFGYMTQQLMSLAGGAVVLALEGGHDLTAICDASEACVAALLGNKVDPLSEEGWKQKPNLNAIRSLEAVIRVHSKYWGCMQRLASCPDSWVPRLPGADAEEVEAVTALASLSVGILAEERPSEQLVEEEEPMNL
- the HDAC7 gene encoding histone deacetylase 7 isoform X8 yields the protein MDLRVGQRPTVEPPPEPTLLALQHPPRLHHHLFLTGLQPQRSAEPMRLSMDAPMPELQVGQQEQELRQLLHKDKSKRSAVASSVVKQKLAEVILKKQQAALERTVHPNSPSIPYRTLEPLETEGAARSMLSSFLPPVPSLPSDPPEHFPLRKTVSEPNLKLRYKPKKSLERRKNPLLRKESAPPSLRRRPAETLGDSSPSSSSTPASGCSSPNDSEHGPGPGLGTEALLGQRLRLQETSVAPFALPTVSLLPAITLGLPAPARADGDHRTHLTLGPRGPVLGSPHAPLFLPHGLEPEAGGPLPSRLQPILLLDPSAPHAPLLTVPGLGPLPFHFAQSFLTTERLSGSGLHRPLSRTRSEPLPPSATAPPPLGPLQPRLERLKPHIQLTKRPAKSEKPRLRQIPSAEDLETDGGGVGPVGDDGLEHRESSHGHHEARGPVPLQQHQQVFLWDHQRLAGRLPRGSTGDSVLLPLAQGSHRPLSRAQSSPAAPASLPTPEPASQARVLPSSETPARTLPFTTGLVYDSVMLKHQCSCGDNSRHPEHAGRIQSIWSRLQERGLRSQCECLRGRKASLEELQSVHSERHVLLYGTNPLSRLKLDNGKLAGLLAQRMFVMLPCGGVGVDTDTIWNELHSSNAARWAAGSVTDLAFKVASRELKNGFAVVRPPGHHADHSTAMGFCFFNSVAIACRQLQQQGKASKILIVDWDVHHGNGTQQTFYQDPSVLYISLHRHDDGNFFPGSGAVDEVGAGSGEGFNVNVAWAGGLDPPMGDPEYLAAFRIVVMPVAREFSPDLVLVSAGFDAAEGHPAPLGGYHVSAKCFGYMTQQLMSLAGGAVVLALEGGHDLTAICDASEACVAALLGNKVDPLSEEGWKQKPNLNAIRSLEAVIRVHSKYWGCMQRLASCPDSWVPRLPGADAEEVEAVTALASLSVGILAEERPSEQLVEEEEPMNL
- the HDAC7 gene encoding histone deacetylase 7 isoform X11; the protein is MDLRVGQRPTVEPPPEPTLLALQHPPRLHHHLFLTGLQPQRSAEPMRVGQQEQELRQLLHKDKSKRSAVASSVVKQKLAEVILKKQQAALERTVHPNSPSIPYRTLEPLETEGAARSMLSSFLPPVPSLPSDPPEHFPLRKTVSEPNLKLRYKPKKSLERRKNPLLRKESAPPSLRRRPAETLGDSSPSSSSTPASGCSSPNDSEHGPGPGLGTEALLGQRLRLQETSVAPFALPTVSLLPAITLGLPAPARADGDHRTHLTLGPRGPVLGSPHAPLFLPHGLEPEAGGPLPSRLQPILLLDPSAPHAPLLTVPGLGPLPFHFAQSFLTTERLSGSGLHRPLSRTRSEPLPPSATAPPPLGPLQPRLERLKPHIQLTKRPAKSEKPRLRQIPSAEDLETDGGGVGPVGDDGLEHRESSHGHHEARGPVPLQQHQQVFLWDHQRLAGRLPRGSTGDSVLLPLAQGSHRPLSRAQSSPAAPASLPTPEPASQARVLPSSETPARTLPFTTGLVYDSVMLKHQCSCGDNSRHPEHAGRIQSIWSRLQERGLRSQCECLRGRKASLEELQSVHSERHVLLYGTNPLSRLKLDNGKLAGLLAQRMFVMLPCGGVGVDTDTIWNELHSSNAARWAAGSVTDLAFKVASRELKNGFAVVRPPGHHADHSTAMGFCFFNSVAIACRQLQQQGKASKILIVDWDVHHGNGTQQTFYQDPSVLYISLHRHDDGNFFPGSGAVDEVGAGSGEGFNVNVAWAGGLDPPMGDPEYLAAFRIVVMPVAREFSPDLVLVSAGFDAAEGHPAPLGGYHVSAKCFGYMTQQLMSLAGGAVVLALEGGHDLTAICDASEACVAALLGNKVDPLSEEGWKQKPNLNAIRSLEAVIRVHSKYWGCMQRLASCPDSWVPRLPGADAEEVEAVTALASLSVGILAEERPSEQLVEEEEPMNL
- the HDAC7 gene encoding histone deacetylase 7 isoform X6, producing MGCPRPRADTPGPQPQPMDLRVGQRPTVEPPPEPTLLALQHPPRLHHHLFLTGLQPQRSAEPMRVGQQEQELRQLLHKDKSKRSAVASSVVKQKLAEVILKKQQAALERTVHPNSPSIPYRTLEPLETEGAARSMLSSFLPPVPSLPSDPPEHFPLRKTVSEPNLKLRYKPKKSLERRKNPLLRKESAPPSLRRRPAETLGDSSPSSSSTPASGCSSPNDSEHGPGPGLGTEALLGQRLRLQETSVAPFALPTVSLLPAITLGLPAPARADGDHRTHLTLGPRGPVLGSPHAPLFLPHGLEPEAGGPLPSRLQPILLLDPSAPHAPLLTVPGLGPLPFHFAQSFLTTERLSGSGLHRPLSRTRSEPLPPSATAPPPLGPLQPRLERLKPHIQLTKRPAKSEKPRLRQIPSAEDLETDGGGVGPVGDDGLEHRESSHGHHEARGPVPLQQHQQVFLWDHQRLAGRLPRGSTGDSVLLPLAQGSHRPLSRAQSSPAAPASLPTPEPASQARVLPSSETPARTLPFTTGLVYDSVMLKHQCSCGDNSRHPEHAGRIQSIWSRLQERGLRSQCECLRGRKASLEELQSVHSERHVLLYGTNPLSRLKLDNGKLAGLLAQRMFVMLPCGGVGVDTDTIWNELHSSNAARWAAGSVTDLAFKVASRELKNGFAVVRPPGHHADHSTAMGFCFFNSVAIACRQLQQQGKASKILIVDWDVHHGNGTQQTFYQDPSVLYISLHRHDDGNFFPGSGAVDEVGAGSGEGFNVNVAWAGGLDPPMGDPEYLAAFRIVVMPVAREFSPDLVLVSAGFDAAEGHPAPLGGYHVSAKCFGYMTQQLMSLAGGAVVLALEGGHDLTAICDASEACVAALLGNKVDPLSEEGWKQKPNLNAIRSLEAVIRVHSKYWGCMQRLASCPDSWVPRLPGADAEEVEAVTALASLSVGILAEERPSEQLVEEEEPMNL
- the HDAC7 gene encoding histone deacetylase 7 isoform X17 → MHSPGAGCPRPRADTPGPQPQPMDLRVGQRPTVEPPPEPTLLALQHPPRLHHHLFLTGLQPQRSAEPMRVGQQEQELRQLLHKDKSKRSAVASSVVKQKLAEVILKKQQAALERTVHPNSPSIPYRTLEPLETEGAARSMLSSFLPPVPSLPSDPPEHFPLRKTVSEPNLKLRYKPKKSLERRKNPLLRKESAPPSLRRRPAETLGDSSPSSSSTPASGCSSPNDSEHGPGPGLGTEADGDHRTHLTLGPRGPVLGSPHAPLFLPHGLEPEAGGPLPSRLQPILLLDPSAPHAPLLTVPGLGPLPFHFAQSFLTTERLSGSGLHRPLSRTRSEPLPPSATAPPPLGPLQPRLERLKPHIQLTKRPAKSEKPRLRQIPSAEDLETDGGGVGPVGDDGLEHRESSHGHHEARGPVPLQQHQQVFLWDHQRLAGRLPRGSTGDSVLLPLAQGSHRPLSRAQSSPAAPASLPTPEPASQARVLPSSETPARTLPFTTGLVYDSVMLKHQCSCGDNSRHPEHAGRIQSIWSRLQERGLRSQCECLRGRKASLEELQSVHSERHVLLYGTNPLSRLKLDNGKLAGLLAQRMFVMLPCGGVGVDTDTIWNELHSSNAARWAAGSVTDLAFKVASRELKNGFAVVRPPGHHADHSTAMGFCFFNSVAIACRQLQQQGKASKILIVDWDVHHGNGTQQTFYQDPSVLYISLHRHDDGNFFPGSGAVDEVGAGSGEGFNVNVAWAGGLDPPMGDPEYLAAFRIVVMPVAREFSPDLVLVSAGFDAAEGHPAPLGGYHVSAKCFGYMTQQLMSLAGGAVVLALEGGHDLTAICDASEACVAALLGNKVDPLSEEGWKQKPNLNAIRSLEAVIRVHSKYWGCMQRLASCPDSWVPRLPGADAEEVEAVTALASLSVGILAEERPSEQLVEEEEPMNL
- the HDAC7 gene encoding histone deacetylase 7 isoform X26 — its product is MVNFPSQGLELLEQGSEGCPRPRADTPGPQPQPMDLRVGQRPTVEPPPEPTLLALQHPPRLHHHLFLTGLQPQRSAEPMRLSMDAPMPELQVGQQEQELRQLLHKDKSKRSAVASSVVKQKLAEVILKKQQAALERTVHPNSPSIPYRTLEPLETEGAARSMLSSFLPPVPSLPSDPPEHFPLRKTVSEPNLKLRYKPKKSLERRKNPLLRKESAPPSLRRRPAETLGDSSPSSSSTPASGCSSPNDSEHGPGPGLGTEADGDHRTHLTLGPRGPVLGSPHAPLFLPHGLEPEAGGPLPSRLQPILLLDPSAPHAPLLTVPGLGPLPFHFAQSFLTTERLSGSGLHRPLSRTRSEPLPPSATAPPPLGPLQPRLERLKPHIQLTKVFLWDHQRLAGRLPRGSTGDSVLLPLAQGSHRPLSRAQSSPAAPASLPTPEPASQARVLPSSETPARTLPFTTGLVYDSVMLKHQCSCGDNSRHPEHAGRIQSIWSRLQERGLRSQCECLRGRKASLEELQSVHSERHVLLYGTNPLSRLKLDNGKLAGLLAQRMFVMLPCGGVGVDTDTIWNELHSSNAARWAAGSVTDLAFKVASRELKNGFAVVRPPGHHADHSTAMGFCFFNSVAIACRQLQQQGKASKILIVDWDVHHGNGTQQTFYQDPSVLYISLHRHDDGNFFPGSGAVDEVGAGSGEGFNVNVAWAGGLDPPMGDPEYLAAFRIVVMPVAREFSPDLVLVSAGFDAAEGHPAPLGGYHVSAKCFGYMTQQLMSLAGGAVVLALEGGHDLTAICDASEACVAALLGNKVDPLSEEGWKQKPNLNAIRSLEAVIRVHSKYWGCMQRLASCPDSWVPRLPGADAEEVEAVTALASLSVGILAEERPSEQLVEEEEPMNL